Proteins co-encoded in one Candidatus Paceibacterota bacterium genomic window:
- a CDS encoding response regulator — protein MMEEDVKKKKILLVEDDPFIADIYITYLKKEGFEVAYAKDGAECLSKINDHGEEFDLLVLDLLLPNIDGFEVLKRIKEKNINISVVALSNLSGKEDIERALSLGAKDYFIKTKFRPKEIVEKLKNYL, from the coding sequence ATGATGGAGGAGGATGTAAAAAAGAAAAAAATATTGTTAGTAGAAGACGATCCTTTTATCGCTGATATTTATATAACATATCTTAAAAAGGAAGGCTTTGAAGTGGCTTATGCAAAAGATGGCGCAGAATGTCTTTCAAAAATAAACGATCACGGCGAAGAATTTGATTTACTAGTATTAGACCTTCTATTGCCTAATATTGATGGCTTTGAAGTTTTAAAAAGAATAAAAGAAAAAAATATCAATATATCTGTCGTAGCATTAAGCAATCTTAGTGGTAAAGAAGATATAGAACGGGCGTTATCGCTTGGCGCGAAAGATTATTTTATAAAAACAAAATTCCGTCCAAAGGAAATAGTTGAAAAATTAAAAAATTATTTGTAA
- a CDS encoding anaerobic ribonucleoside-triphosphate reductase: MHNKKVKNKNINFMENKKMAKCHDCQEEIIIENKEIKNGVILLYKDGDKNIEVFKCNNCFKKNSALTNYKNCEVYSRIVGYLRPVQQWNVGKQQEFKERENYKL; the protein is encoded by the coding sequence TTGCATAATAAAAAGGTCAAAAATAAAAATATTAACTTTATGGAAAATAAAAAAATGGCTAAATGCCACGACTGCCAAGAAGAAATAATAATAGAAAATAAAGAAATAAAAAATGGCGTTATTCTTTTATATAAAGATGGTGATAAAAATATAGAGGTCTTTAAGTGTAATAACTGCTTTAAGAAAAATTCGGCTCTAACAAATTACAAAAACTGTGAAGTATATTCAAGAATCGTAGGATATTTAAGACCAGTCCAGCAATGGAATGTTGGTAAACAACAAGAATTTAAGGAAAGAGAGAATTATAAACTTTAG
- a CDS encoding ferredoxin-thioredoxin reductase catalytic domain-containing protein produces the protein MNEIEKLIKEYEKYAKENGFKLNPNKKIVENIVKSLLLREGKFGQKYCPCRRVTNNKEEDKKIICPCIYHKEEIKKDEHCYCNLFVK, from the coding sequence ATGAATGAAATTGAGAAATTAATTAAAGAATATGAAAAATATGCCAAAGAGAATGGTTTTAAATTAAATCCTAACAAAAAAATCGTGGAAAATATCGTTAAAAGTTTACTTTTGCGAGAGGGAAAATTCGGTCAGAAATATTGCCCTTGTCGTAGAGTGACTAACAATAAAGAAGAAGATAAGAAAATAATTTGTCCTTGTATTTATCATAAAGAAGAAATAAAAAAAGATGAACATTGTTACTGTAATTTATTTGTGAAATGA
- the trxA gene encoding thioredoxin, with product MDPLILNDENFGESVLKSKKPVVVDFWTTWCTPCKFLSPILDKILKEFEGKLVFAKVDIDEAPLTADNYQVQQIPTVMLFKDGKPISFFIGVQKEEVIKQWLEENI from the coding sequence ATGGATCCGTTGATTTTAAATGATGAAAATTTTGGGGAATCAGTTTTAAAGAGTAAAAAGCCAGTAGTGGTTGATTTTTGGACTACCTGGTGTACTCCTTGCAAATTTTTATCCCCTATACTTGATAAAATCTTAAAAGAATTTGAGGGTAAATTAGTTTTTGCAAAAGTAGATATCGATGAAGCTCCCTTAACAGCAGATAATTACCAAGTGCAGCAAATTCCTACTGTAATGTTGTTTAAAGACGGAAAGCCAATTTCTTTTTTTATTGGCGTTCAGAAAGAAGAAGTAATTAAGCAATGGCTCGAGGAAAATATTTAA
- a CDS encoding nucleoside monophosphate kinase, producing MDSPIFKTRIEGIDRKFNLTNPKEQEEYFELKVGKEIKQLREFFKENTFIAYLLGKKNSGKGTYAKMFSEIVMPERIDHFSIGDMIRGIDKELADKEKKEELIKFLEKNYRGQFSLEEIISSLEGRSTKILLPTELILALVKREIRKREKKSLFIDGFPRDLNQVNLSLFFRDLVGYRDDPDVFILIDVPEKVIDERIKWRRVCPICQTSRNLKLLVTSKVGFDDEKKEFYIGCDNPNCNGEKMVLKEGDEAGIEPIKERLKLDQELMEHAFSLHGVPKVLLRNSIPVSKAKEYIDDYEITPEYVFEKDNTEKIKIKEKPWTFLDDKGEESFSLLPQPVVVSMIKQLAKIFC from the coding sequence ATGGATTCTCCGATTTTTAAAACAAGAATAGAAGGCATTGACAGAAAATTTAATTTGACAAATCCAAAAGAGCAAGAAGAATATTTTGAATTGAAAGTGGGGAAAGAAATAAAACAATTAAGGGAATTTTTTAAAGAAAATACGTTTATTGCTTATTTACTTGGTAAGAAAAATTCAGGTAAAGGTACTTATGCAAAGATGTTTTCTGAAATTGTTATGCCAGAGAGGATAGATCATTTTTCAATTGGAGATATGATAAGAGGGATAGATAAAGAATTAGCAGATAAAGAAAAAAAAGAAGAATTAATTAAGTTTTTGGAAAAAAATTATCGAGGACAGTTTTCTTTAGAGGAAATTATATCTTCCCTTGAGGGAAGAAGCACAAAAATTCTCCTACCAACAGAGCTTATTTTAGCTTTGGTTAAGAGAGAGATAAGGAAGAGAGAGAAAAAATCTCTTTTTATAGATGGATTTCCGAGAGACTTAAATCAAGTTAATCTTTCTTTGTTTTTTAGGGACCTAGTAGGATACAGAGACGATCCGGACGTTTTTATTTTAATTGATGTTCCAGAAAAAGTTATTGATGAAAGAATTAAATGGAGGAGAGTTTGCCCTATTTGTCAAACTTCAAGAAATTTAAAACTATTAGTGACATCAAAAGTTGGTTTTGATGACGAAAAAAAAGAATTTTATATAGGATGTGATAATCCAAATTGTAATGGCGAAAAAATGGTTCTAAAAGAGGGTGATGAAGCTGGAATTGAACCGATAAAAGAAAGACTAAAGTTAGACCAAGAACTTATGGAACATGCTTTTTCTCTTCATGGAGTTCCAAAAGTCCTTTTAAGGAATTCGATTCCAGTTTCAAAAGCTAAAGAATATATTGATGATTATGAGATTACTCCTGAATATGTTTTTGAAAAAGATAATACAGAAAAAATAAAAATAAAAGAAAAACCCTGGACGTTTTTAGATGACAAAGGAGAAGAATCTTTTAGTTTGTTACCCCAGCCAGTTGTAGTTTCAATGATAAAACAACTAGCAAAAATTTTTTGCTAA
- a CDS encoding NUDIX domain-containing protein, with the protein MEIKDNELHRVVPTAIIYKDNRYLLLKRSPKKKAYPNKWTVPGGGLEVDDYINTKKTTSDTWYFAIEKSLRREIKEESNLEVGKIKYLLNMAFIRPDGVPVVVLSFFAPYKSGEVKLDEDSVEYTWVTYKEAKNYDLIEGILEEIEMVDKILNGLIEDEAEYRKK; encoded by the coding sequence ATGGAAATTAAAGATAACGAATTACATCGCGTTGTCCCCACTGCAATTATTTATAAAGACAATAGGTATCTCTTATTAAAACGTAGCCCCAAAAAGAAAGCTTATCCAAATAAATGGACTGTTCCTGGGGGCGGACTTGAAGTTGATGATTATATAAATACCAAAAAAACAACTTCTGATACTTGGTATTTTGCAATCGAAAAATCACTAAGAAGAGAAATAAAAGAAGAATCAAATCTTGAGGTTGGGAAGATAAAATATCTTTTAAATATGGCATTTATCAGGCCTGATGGCGTTCCTGTTGTGGTTTTAAGTTTTTTCGCTCCATATAAGTCAGGAGAAGTAAAATTAGATGAAGATAGCGTGGAATATACATGGGTTACTTACAAAGAAGCAAAAAATTATGATTTAATTGAGGGAATTTTAGAAGAAATAGAAATGGTAGATAAAATTTTAAATGGCTTAATCGAAGATGAAGCAGAGTATAGAAAAAAATAA
- a CDS encoding MBL fold metallo-hydrolase, whose translation MQIKVKIGIVFLILIGIANFCLWQFILNYKQVSESIVEVNFFDVGEGDSILIEMPNSNQIIIDGGLSQDVVSKIAKEMPFFDRKIEMIILTHPDKDHVTGLFEVFDVFEVEKVLMPEIKGKEEKKELYVNFKEAVREEGSKIIFAKQGQKISFPGEVYFLIFWPAKDFFSSDINDFSIVGKLIFEETSFLFTGDISDKIEEKLILDNFLLKSDILKVAHHGSKYSTSDKFLAEIIPGVAVISVGKNSYGHPTREVLERLEKYDIKTLRTDKNKDIKIISNGKNYGFSDF comes from the coding sequence ATGCAGATTAAAGTTAAAATTGGAATAGTTTTTTTGATTTTAATTGGAATTGCCAATTTTTGTTTATGGCAATTTATTTTAAATTACAAACAAGTAAGTGAATCAATTGTTGAGGTTAATTTTTTTGATGTTGGAGAGGGAGATTCTATTTTAATTGAGATGCCAAACTCAAACCAAATTATAATTGATGGAGGGTTATCGCAGGACGTTGTTTCGAAAATTGCAAAAGAGATGCCTTTTTTTGACAGAAAAATTGAAATGATAATTTTAACCCATCCCGACAAAGATCATGTCACAGGACTTTTCGAAGTTTTCGACGTTTTTGAAGTTGAGAAGGTTTTGATGCCAGAAATTAAAGGAAAAGAAGAGAAAAAAGAATTGTATGTTAACTTTAAAGAAGCAGTAAGAGAAGAAGGGAGTAAAATTATATTTGCAAAGCAGGGGCAGAAAATTTCTTTTCCGGGCGAAGTTTATTTTTTGATTTTTTGGCCCGCTAAAGACTTTTTTAGTAGCGACATAAATGATTTTTCTATTGTTGGGAAATTAATTTTTGAAGAAACCAGCTTTCTTTTTACTGGAGATATATCAGATAAAATTGAAGAAAAATTAATTTTAGATAATTTTTTGCTGAAGAGTGATATCTTAAAGGTGGCACATCACGGGAGTAAATATTCTACTTCTGATAAATTTTTGGCAGAAATTATACCAGGGGTAGCTGTAATTTCAGTCGGTAAAAATAGCTATGGTCATCCAACAAGGGAGGTGTTGGAAAGATTAGAAAAATATGATATAAAAACGCTTAGGACGGATAAAAATAAAGACATAAAAATAATTTCAAACGGTAAAAATTATGGATTCTCCGATTTTTAA
- a CDS encoding ComEC/Rec2 family competence protein, protein MTFSKVFFYFCIAFLFGTFLASFFTPNFIFYLLFLVTGFIIFIVFYKRKLAIIGLCLLVFLFGAFWQEKFESEIFPTEKDIHYYNNKGKFSVEGIILKELQNKEKSIEATIKVERVGEKVVKGNLLAFLEVGSKVKYGDKILLKEEIKEPENFTPEFNYKEYLRGKRIYSLMFYPEIKVLSSNHGNSVLSIIFLFKEQLKERAKILPTPEGAILSAITLGDKSRLSDNFKEKLSVSGLSHIVAISGMHIMIILGIFLFFFLFLGFWRREATIFSLILLFFYILLIGMSSSAIRAGIMGIFLYIGWAIGRLSRSVRSIVFAATAMVILNPLILARDVGFQLSFLAALGIIFLLPIFEKWLKAENSEIKKLICLTLAAQVLCLPVLIFNFGKIPVLAPISNILVVPFLPTLLISGFLFLTLALFSPYLAIYLSFVLKIIFSFVVFVVNFISSLPVATISFKIPIVFILVFYFIIGTLLFRKKRKILQLY, encoded by the coding sequence ATGACTTTTTCAAAAGTGTTTTTTTATTTTTGCATTGCTTTTTTATTTGGGACATTTTTAGCATCGTTTTTTACTCCAAATTTTATTTTTTATCTTCTGTTTTTAGTTACAGGATTTATAATTTTTATTGTTTTTTATAAAAGGAAACTTGCGATAATTGGACTTTGTTTGTTAGTCTTTTTATTTGGTGCTTTTTGGCAAGAAAAATTTGAGTCAGAAATTTTTCCAACAGAAAAAGATATTCATTATTATAATAACAAAGGTAAGTTTTCTGTTGAGGGTATTATTTTAAAAGAGTTGCAAAATAAAGAAAAAAGTATTGAAGCTACGATTAAAGTTGAAAGGGTGGGGGAAAAAGTTGTGAAGGGTAATTTATTAGCTTTCTTGGAAGTAGGGAGTAAAGTAAAATATGGAGATAAAATTTTATTAAAGGAGGAAATTAAAGAGCCAGAAAATTTTACGCCTGAATTTAATTATAAAGAATATCTTAGAGGAAAGAGAATCTATTCTTTGATGTTTTATCCTGAAATTAAAGTTTTATCTTCTAATCATGGAAATTCGGTTTTATCCATCATTTTTTTATTTAAAGAACAATTAAAAGAAAGGGCGAAAATTTTACCAACTCCAGAAGGAGCAATTTTATCTGCAATTACTTTAGGAGACAAAAGCAGGCTTTCTGATAATTTTAAAGAAAAGCTTTCGGTCTCTGGTCTTTCCCATATTGTGGCAATCTCTGGAATGCATATTATGATTATTTTAGGAATTTTTCTTTTCTTTTTTCTTTTTTTAGGATTTTGGAGGCGAGAGGCTACGATTTTTTCTTTAATTCTTTTATTTTTTTACATTCTACTAATTGGGATGTCGTCTTCTGCAATAAGAGCTGGAATTATGGGTATTTTTTTATATATTGGTTGGGCGATAGGTCGACTTTCTCGGTCTGTTCGTTCGATTGTTTTTGCTGCCACTGCAATGGTTATTTTAAATCCTTTGATTTTAGCAAGAGACGTTGGTTTTCAGTTATCTTTTCTTGCGGCTCTTGGAATAATTTTTCTTTTACCAATTTTTGAGAAATGGTTAAAGGCAGAAAATTCAGAAATTAAAAAGCTAATTTGTTTAACTTTAGCAGCCCAAGTTCTTTGTCTCCCGGTTTTAATTTTTAATTTTGGTAAGATTCCGGTTTTAGCACCAATTTCAAATATTTTAGTTGTACCGTTTTTACCAACGTTACTTATAAGTGGATTTTTATTTTTAACCCTGGCGTTGTTTTCCCCTTATCTTGCAATTTATTTGTCTTTTGTTTTAAAAATTATTTTCTCTTTCGTTGTTTTTGTTGTAAATTTTATATCTTCTTTGCCAGTTGCCACCATTTCTTTTAAAATCCCCATTGTTTTTATCTTGGTTTTTTATTTTATTATTGGAACTTTGTTGTTTCGGAAAAAGCGAAAAATACTTCAACTTTATTAA
- a CDS encoding thioredoxin family protein, whose product MFKKAILTLIIFLFLGTLLFPSLSIAKEPQLEVDFFYSKTCPHCAVEKDFLDKIKNKYPDVKFNYYIFEENIELLNDFYKKYNVPQSDWGAVPDTFIGEDYFIGFDNENNIGSQIESSIIRQTEKSKPTSSSNTLQKRINLPIIGEINLKNYSLPALAVILGVLDGFNVCSLGALVLILGLVLALKSRKRILILGGAFILTTSIVYGFLIVLWYKLFSAITPYMKIMQIIISILAFGGGIYFLRQFLRSRKTGPTCEIETGQKIGSKFSRRLKESLEKSENIFIILGIVLLFAFLITIVEFPCSAAVPLLFAGILADSALSSLQYLFYISIFVFFYMLDELIVFLIAFFTLRIWISSNKIVKWVSLLEAIILFLISFYYLFGL is encoded by the coding sequence ATGTTTAAGAAAGCGATATTAACCTTGATTATTTTTTTATTTTTAGGAACTTTATTGTTTCCTTCTTTGAGTATAGCAAAGGAACCTCAATTGGAAGTTGATTTTTTTTATAGTAAGACTTGTCCTCATTGCGCAGTGGAAAAAGATTTTTTAGATAAGATTAAAAACAAGTATCCAGATGTAAAATTCAATTATTATATTTTTGAAGAGAACATAGAACTTTTGAATGACTTTTATAAAAAATATAATGTTCCGCAAAGCGATTGGGGAGCTGTGCCAGATACTTTTATTGGAGAGGACTATTTTATCGGTTTTGATAATGAAAATAATATTGGAAGCCAGATTGAAAGTTCTATTATAAGGCAAACCGAAAAATCAAAGCCAACTTCAAGTTCTAATACGCTTCAAAAAAGAATAAATTTGCCGATTATAGGAGAGATAAATCTCAAAAATTATTCTTTGCCAGCATTGGCTGTTATTTTGGGAGTTTTAGACGGTTTTAATGTTTGTTCTCTTGGTGCTCTTGTTTTAATTTTGGGCTTAGTTTTGGCTTTAAAGTCAAGAAAAAGAATTTTAATTTTAGGAGGCGCTTTTATTTTGACTACTTCGATTGTCTATGGTTTTTTAATAGTTCTTTGGTATAAGCTTTTTTCTGCCATTACTCCTTATATGAAGATAATGCAAATTATAATTAGTATTTTGGCATTTGGAGGAGGAATATATTTTTTAAGGCAGTTTTTAAGATCTAGAAAAACGGGCCCGACTTGTGAAATAGAAACTGGGCAAAAAATCGGTTCTAAATTTTCAAGACGCCTGAAGGAATCTCTTGAAAAATCAGAAAATATTTTTATAATTCTTGGCATCGTTCTTTTATTTGCATTTTTGATAACAATTGTTGAATTCCCATGTTCTGCGGCAGTGCCTCTTTTATTTGCTGGAATTTTAGCAGATTCTGCTTTGTCGTCACTTCAATATCTTTTTTATATTTCAATTTTTGTTTTCTTTTATATGCTGGACGAGTTGATTGTTTTTTTAATTGCTTTTTTTACTTTGCGTATTTGGATTTCGTCAAATAAAATTGTAAAATGGGTTT
- a CDS encoding 4Fe-4S binding protein, which translates to MPKINKDQCVGCGACITECPNQAIEIKEDGKAEINQEKCQKCGKCIEVCSVGAIEKTEE; encoded by the coding sequence ATGCCCAAAATAAATAAAGATCAATGCGTGGGTTGTGGAGCTTGTATTACGGAATGTCCAAATCAAGCGATTGAAATTAAAGAAGATGGCAAAGCAGAAATTAACCAAGAAAAATGTCAAAAATGTGGAAAATGTATAGAAGTTTGTTCTGTTGGAGCAATTGAAAAAACCGAAGAATAA